The sequence TCAGACTTTGCTGCCAAACTGGCTTTTACCAATTTCCACAGCACCTGGTCTAAAGTGATTACATTAGATAATGAAGAGTGAAAGGGTGACCAAATGAAGCCCATGCACTCACATTTTCCATAGATGGGTGAGTGGTTACCTCAAGCCTGACCTCCTGCAGTAGTTAGTCTCCTATCTGGTCCCTATCACATCCCTTTCCAGATCAGAAGCTCTCAATGACTCCCCCATGCCAACTAATTCAAATGCAAACATATCAGCCTGGCAGTCATGTCTCCTCAGACCCTAACTCTCCTGGTCAGTCCCCCGTGTCACTCCTCATCTCCCAACCTTTCTATTCCTCTTAACCACCTGCTCTTTCTTGTAAACACCTGCAGTCTCCCACAGCCATTTTGACATGAATGCTTCTCCCTCCACTGGAATACCTTGGACCCATCTCTGCTATTAACATCAAAAAGCTTATTTCTCtcttatttgtttgctttgtttttttctttttaggaccacacctgtggcatatggaagttccagggttaggggtggaattagagctacagctgaggcctatgccacagccatagcaatgccagatctgagctgcctctgtgacctacagcacagctcatggcaataccggatacttaacccactgagtgaggccagggatcggatctgcaTCCTTCAGACATTATGCCCCACATTCAAACTCTGAGTATTAATCTAGACTAGTGGATCTTAACCCTGGCCTCACACCAGGATTGCctgggaaacatttttaaaagcacagatgCCTGGGTCCCAACTGTAAAGGTAAACTCACAGACCTAATCTTTTAAGAACTTATTGTAGTCTGCAACTAGAATGGGTTCCGCCCCTGTAGAAAATGATGTAATCACAAACCACTGCCCATTATTGCTCCTTTCTCATCTCACTCTGCTcagttccttctccctcttctttcccaCATTTGACGTGGGGATACCACCGGAACACAAAGGGCTTGGCTTGGCCTCATCGAGGCCAAAGCACCTGCTCCACTGGCTTTCCTGATACAACCCCAAGAGTTGAAGGCAGAGGCAGAAGTCGACTCATCCACAGATAAGGATGTTCAAAAGCATCTAGCACCTCCCCTGCATTTACACATGGGAAAGCAGAAGCCAAGAGAATGGAAGGTTTTCTTTTAAACCACATCACTAGTATCAAGGTCAGAGCCTTTGATTCTctcagttttatgtttttttctgttaatcAAATGCACAGTGAAGTTTCTTGAATCACTTCCACCCAAGTAGTTGAAATTATGTTCTAAGCTTGTCAGTTTTCTATGTATCTCTCCACCAAGCTGAAACAAAACCTCATTCCCTAACAAGAGAAATACCCTAGAGAGAAAGCTTTGGGGATTAATGTGTTGGGCCTTCGTGCCGTGTGTCTCTATCCTTTTCTAGTTGTGCATTTCCTAATCTCATGAAGCAATGGGATCTGCTTCTCAGGGCATGACAGCGCGGCTACTGCTGCTCACGCTGAGGAAGCTGTCGTTAAACCGAGctctcctgccctctgctggTTAGATTGTAGAAGACACTCATTTAAAATTTCAGGGCAGGATTTTATTCACTCTGTCATTTACTTCCTTCACCAACTTTTTAAAGCACTCACTATGCGGAGAGCATTGTGCTTGGTGCTGGGGTTGTAGAGAAATACTCAGACAAGAACCTCTTCCTTCAAGCATTTGATTATGGAACAatttgtgccagacactgtgttgCGGATGCAGAGATGACCAGAACTCGATCCTTGGCATCGAAAAATCGCAATGTAGTAAGTTATATAGATCATTGGCTGAGCCATAGAACCAAACAATCAGCACTAGAAGGACTTCAGACACTTCCCAGCTCATGCTTATCATTACAGGCTTCCAAATGAGGTCTAGGGCTCCCAGCACACAGGCCACAGGGACTGCTGGGGGAGGGCACGTGTAGCAGGGAATCTGTTTCATTGAACAGGATTCTGCCACAAAGTTTCATAGAAACAAAGAGCTTGAATGGGGAAGCAAAGTTCAAAACCTCCATTTCTAATATAATGTAaaaatccttttacttttaacccaAATGCTCTCTGACCTCATGAACCTGTGCTCATGTGCTACTTTTATAGCTGATCTCAGAGTCACTGACCCAATCACCATTTTGAACCCACGTATCTGTGAAATCTCACTTCTTTGCAGGGTCCCTCCAAGGAGGTCTCACATGTTTAGCCCAGCTAATGTCCTATTTCTGTAGAAAAGGGAAACAGATTTTAGGAAATAAGTAGTAGACCACCACAGCTGAGAAAGAAACTCTTTAAAGGATTAGTAATGCATGAACACAAtgccctaattttttttaaaggtaattattTAAAGATCGCCTAACATGCATCTAAATCTACATCAGttgtttatttataattatcttgTTCTAGTGAATATTCAAGTTAAGTTTGCAAGAGTAGAcgttttaaatgcaaatttgatGTAGTGACTTCAGTTTCAAGATGGTGAACTCAGCCTATGCACCTGTTTTGCAAACCTTCCATACTTTCCAAATTCCTTGCTAGAATAATCAAATGCAAGGTATGGAGAGATCTGTGTTTACTAGAAACCACAAATTCTACATTCCCCAAACACTGAGAAAAGTATGTATGATATAGTGGCAGTCACAGTAGGACTGAATGTAGATAAGTTTGTGGATCTCCACATGCAAATGGAAAGCTACCTCAGGAGTAAGAGGAAAGGATCACTTCCCTAAATTAGCAGAAGAGCACTAACACTCACAAACCTGGGGTGGAAGGGTCTGGAGAAGAGGACAAGTAGAAGGACGGTTGATGGGGGTACATCTCAGTCCTTCCTCTGGAACTCTCCTAGGTCCCCATACAGGGAGCATCTGTTCACTGCACTCATTTCCAGATtaaatttgcatgaaatataaAGCAAGGGGTGGCTGCCTAATAAAGTCTACTTCTAACAAAGAACTCGTGCCAGTCAGTGAGAGAAGAATCACTCCTAAGAATTGACATAAACAAAACATAGAAGAGATGTATTTTGCCATGCCAGATGGCTGCATCAGAGAagctccctccccaccactcccttGGCACCAAAACcttttttctggaagaaaaaagaaaactttgctgAACTGagaccttttccttctctctttgtctAAGGCCAAATAATTTGAAGAGACATGACACAATCTCTAATAAAATGCTCCTCAGCTCCCCCACTGCAAACATCAGCAGAGAAGAGTCATTACACATATGAAAAATTGTAgttcaaacacacaaaaacagtcTAAAGAATCAGAGCAAAcgcctctctctcctttctggaTAAAGTTATGGcaagaaacaataaaacagacaaacaagtAATACCTTAGAAACTCTCTAGCTTTTATTCTCTGCAAGATTTGTGAGGCTGTTGCATCAATGTTTTTTCTATTACATTAGGCAATGTGAAGGGAAAGAAATGTTAGGTtgataatgtatattttttcctacctCAATAAGTTGCAGAAGGCATTGAAATAATGCCTACCAGttttgagagggaaaaaagattGTGATTATAAAAAGGAATACTCGGCAAATCTATTTGGGGTGGATAAGAGCAATAGAAGCCTTTCTCAGATAAGCAGACAAATCACACACTCTGAAAATATTACTCACAAAAGTATTACTCTTCctttcatttgaaacaaaatcaaaataaagactCAAAAGTAAAGTGTGGTGGTATAAAAATGGTGAGAAGTAGGCCTATAAAACTTAAGATTTGATTCCTCAATTCATATTATGAAACATGATGCATTCATCTAATATAATTGTTGAAAGAGAATGTATGAgctataaagtattttatttagttataaaaTACTAGGTTATTCTAGCAAAACTTGGAATCCAAGTTGGCCAGAAAGAGGATATGTGAAATTCTTCCtcacctaccaaaaaaaaaattaatagcttaTGAAACTTTCTTGAAATAGATGTAAGAATGtggtgaaaatatattttctaaaatccaAAGATAACCAGTAGTAGAATAGAAATTTGTTGTATAAGTTTCTATgggaaaatgatttctaaaagtTTAATGATACTATTTAAAAGTTACTAAAAAATTAAGAagcattaaaacagaaataattttatatgtaatgcCTTCCTCTAATTTCTAAATAAACTATTGGGAATAGTTTtagcaaatatattttgtttttatacttatatttaagagacccatttaattttatttttttacttttttatttttagggccacacccacagtatatggaggttcccaggctaggagtcgaattatagccatagccacagccacacaatgccagatccaaggcttgtctatgacctacaccatagctcatagcaacaccagatccttaaccgactgaacaaggccaaggatcaatcctgcatcctcatgaatgctagtcagatttgtttctgctgagccactatggggaCTCTATGGAGcactcattttaaatttctgaattcttgaattttattttatattgggtAACCATTTGGTTTTCTCAGTTAaatatttcacagaaaagaaatctttttcttcatatttttgttttacttttttttttttaatttcattgagaCATCTGAATATCCCATGGACActggaagaagaaatatatcatcTCTTTGTCAGTGTCCTTCAGCTAAATACTACCAAGAACACATGTGTCACTGAACAATGTAGGTTTTTTTTGACTCACTTCAAAGAGTGAGGATGCACTTGGGAACCATGAAGTATCTCAGGAAGAAGGTTTAGAAAGGACACATTCTAGCTCTGGGGCATGTGTCAGATGGGAGAAGGCTCATGTAAGTGGATTTTGCTCTGGACTGGATTCTGTCAGAAAGTAGAGATAATTTTATGATTGGATATATTAATGATTCTTATTTAAAAGGTGAGAAGACCCATGAGAACAAGCCTAAAGCTTTGACTGGTAATGTAGCAGCCACTCATATTGGCCAGCAGAGGGGACTGTGAGTCATTTTTTGGGTTTGGACAATGTTTGTGCTCTTATCTATATTCAGACAGGACTATGGAGTGGTCTTATGCTTGCCTTGATCTATCATCATCCCAGAGTGATCTGATCTGAGATTGGTGTTCTGCGGAGTTATTTATGGTCAGCTGGAGAGCACCATGGCCTAGCTGTGAATGCCAGGCCAGCTCCCAGACATTAGGGCTGCTGTTATTTTTCGCATCCTTTATATAAACACTTtgttacataaatacatacacatatgcccAATCAAAATTTTACATATCTTATTCTACTAGAAACATTTATTCTTGTTTAATGAGTCtactatatacatatttatgaatgTGAACACAcgtatatttaaatctttaaggaAGTAATTCACTTTTGttgtagaaacaaacaaaaaggactaaaaaagcaaaaaggaaaaccagCTATACTATAATTGTTCTCAACTGAATCCAACATATGTGAACAATTAGGACCAGAAACAAATTGCCTACTTTCGATTACTATTAAATTAGTTAATTGAGCTTATTTTCAGCATTGAATAAACAATGTTCTCTATGTTGTTGGACCAAAGTTGTTAGTTTTGCAACTTGCAGCCCAAATTCTCATCACCCACAATGTACTTGAAGAGATCATTCATTTCTATACCTAAAAATGAGAACTGAGACTACTCTAGCTCCTTCAGTGAGAAAGATGGATGGAGAAAGATCAGAATGGGGCAGGAGTTgggggggcagaggcaggtgcTGAATGCTTTCTTTAACGCATACACAGTGCCTAGTACATATATAGACACAAGGGTAGAATTGCTGTTCagcactgctttttttcttttgaagattaGTGCTAAAAATGACAATAAGGTGTCTGTCATGCTCCCCCCTCACTCCTTACTCGAGCCAAAAGAGCTGCCTGCACTCAACTCCAGCCCACCTTGCTTTTCTGCCCTGTTTCTAGCCAGTGCTCCATTGTCCTGCCCTCTTCTGGTACTTGGTTGCTTACTCTTCCTGAGCATGAAATAAGCTCTGTCTCTGGGTCTTTCATCATCTTCACTTGGCCTGGATGCACTTAGCTCCCTGTCAGGCCCATCCTTGATCCTCTGACCACTTCTATAAAACATACCCCTGCATGACTGGTCTTCTGAGAAGCCATTCCTGACTCTTCATCCCCAGGCATGACTAAGTTATTCCCTTTCCTAGCGCTGACTAGCACACATTGTGAGCTCTCCAAATCAGGcactgtgtttattatttttgtgatCCTAGAACTTAAGACAGACTAGGAGTAAAATTAACCACAGgagttatttgttgacttgtggATGAAAATTTTAGGATAACAGGTGTATATGCACAACATGCATTCCATGTTGTTTTTCCTGGGTTGGGAATGGGTTTACACTGACTGCTTCCTTGAGCAGCATGAGCTCCTTTCCAGGCCTCACTGCTCTCTTCAGGTATTCTGCCAGCAACTGCCCAACAGCAATCAGCACCAGCCATATACACTTACTCAGCTGTGTAAAATCAGCACAAAGATGCTTGTGGGGGTCATGGGGGTCATGGGCACTGGCTTCTTGTAATGCCTATAACACAGGGGCAGTTACAGGATCtgcacagaaataaaagaataagaacaaCAATAAGGGACTTCTCTTGACAGGTCTCATGGGCCTCATGAGAGGTGGGGCATATTTGCTCATTACACATTCCAGTAATAAAGTATATGCCACCGGGTTAATTTCACATGAGTATCTGCAAACGTCCCCTCCAAACCCTCTTGTTAGCCATGCTGGCAGACAAtgtttttgcacatttttcagaatttctgttCCACACTTCTAGAAGTCCAACTCCCTTCCCTGTCTTCAGGTACTGGCCTGAAGTCCAGTTGTCATCCAGATGTTAGCAGGTACCTCTGCCTTCTGGCAAAGAGCTGTGGTCCTTgtccaggatctgagctgagtctcaATCTGTATAATGTATTGAGCCCAAATAGGCTTATTTCAGCCATTGTTTTTTGGCAGTCTAGGCCCTCATACCAGATTTAAACTGACTGGCTCACAAACCTTACAAAACTGGACGTCTCGCTAAGCCCCAGATCTTCCCCTGTAAGTGTGGATGACTATAGTGTCTGTCTCACAGGATTTTATTAAGGGGAGATTAGACATAATGGCTAGTGCAAAATCAGCTTCCCCTTCACTCCCAGCCTGGGTATCACAATGCATGAAACACACAGGATGGTTCTTGGTAGGAGGGAGGGTATGGCAAAGAATGTTGCCTCCAAGGAGACAAGCATGGGGTCAGTCAGTCATCTGATTAAGCAGTGACTTTGGGTCAAGTATGGGGGGTGGGTGTAGACAGATTAAAAACAAGTGACAGTGATGGGCAGACATACATACAAAGAAGCACTGACAATACAATACACAAGTGCAGTAGCAGAAGCAGCCTCAAACGGTGAGATCCTAACACCTCCTGGGGCTGTAAAAAAGGACTTCCCATGGACCTAATGCTCAAGCTGACACTGAAGGAAAAATTCTTGGAAGCTGGAGGGGTTGGAGTTCCAGGGCGCATGCACATTGGAACTGGGAAGGGGGGGCATATGACTTAATCAGAGCGGCAGGACAGCAGAGTGACTGAAACTGGAGGCACCCTGGATTTCAATCTCAGGACCATGACATAATGCCTGGGTCACCACGAACCAATTTcttcacctctctaagcctcaacaataaaatagagatattaaTAGTACTTGCCTCACAGGGCTGTTCTCTGAATTCAGTGAGACAATGCACACAAAGCAGTTAGCCTAGCACCTCGCGCACAGTAAATGATTATAATAGCAAGTGTACATTGAGTCTTTCTCAGTAAATGGTATGTATCATTATTATCTGGAAATGAGGTGTGCCTGGATAATGAGACGATGTTTTATCCATTAGCAGGGGCTCGTGTAAGCAGGGAGTGAGTGGATCATCTATGATTATTAGAAAATCACCCCAGGATAGATGCGGAGTGAGGGGGGAGGCTACAGGCATGATGATAATACAGGAGGCTACAGAGGCAAGGGACACAAATGATGAGTTCGTGCAGCAGTAagtgggaagaaaagaagggagaccAACCAACCCCAGAGGCACCTGGGAAGGGTCGTCAACAGGACATGGTGACCTTTCATGTGGGGAGGGGTGAGAGGTCAAGCAATAACGCCCAGATTTCTAAAGTAGAAGGAACAAGTTTGGACGGCAAAATGGTAAGATCAGCTTCAGTcatgctgagggagttcccagtggACAGGTCAATCTGGCAGTCTGGAGTTCAGCATAAATGCTTAGAGGAGCTATAAGGACCAGGAGTTCACACGCAGTGGAAACCTAAGTCATGGCAGGTGTATATAACTAAGGGAAAACCAACAGAGTGACAGAACCCCAGGGAATGGCAGCATGTAAGGGACGGTGAGAGAAAGAATATTGCAGGGGAGAGAAAACTGAAATGGGAGACACAGAAGCAAGCGCCcaagttggggtgggggcagggagagaaggcaGCAGTGAGACCCAGTGAGATAGAAATGGTTTTGCAATGGAATGTGGAGCGACAGTGTTAGGGATGTGGAAATGAGACTTCATGAATTAAGGAGTAAATAAGAAGCAGAGCTAAAAATAATCTATTCTTTAAGAAATTTGGCttagaaggaattttaaaaatatacctggCAACATTTGGAAAGGATGTAGAGTCAGAGAAAGGTCATTTGAGTGAAGCATAAAGAAGACATGGGTATATTTATATACCAAGAAGGAAAACGTGTTCATCTTCTAGAATTTTTTCCCCAGATCTCATCTCATTTCACTTACTCTACTCCCTTCACCCTCATCCCATCTTCAGTGGCTCTTCACCCCTCAAGCCCCAGGCCCCCCTCAGAGCCCCTACCTTTGCTGACCCACCTGAGGCCTGATGCAATCTCGGTCTACCCCTAGCCCCACACACCAAAGTTTCAGTAAGATCATATGCCCAAGATGCTGCATCATGTATAAGTAAGGTGCCACAGCTCACACATTTCTGCAGAGCACAGGAATATATTCTTCAAGCCCTAaaccaagacacacacacacacacacacacacacacacacacacacacatacagagtcATCATCTTGTGGTGAATTTCTATAGGTCCTCCTTCCCAGGAAATAAAAGTAGGCAACACTGGGACCTATAGATTCCAATCAACTGTCAATCACATCACAGAggttacatatttatttgtgtatctGTACCCCACCCCACCTGCTTCACCATCAAAAGGCTTTAGGCTGCACCTTTAAATTGTACCCACATCTTAGTTTATGAGACTACATACATTAAAGTGAGAGTTTCAAATTCTAGATCAGTACAATTCAATAGAAATTTCTGTGAACATGTTCTCTATCTGCACAGTACAATATGGTAAGCAGTAGCCACTAAGTACATGTGACTGGTACAGTTGAGGAACTGAATTattcacttcattttattttaattaattgaaatttatttatttatttggccacatctgtggcatatggaaattcctggggcagggaatgaacccaagctgcagctgcaacccaggccacagctatggcaacaccagatcctttaacccaatccACCAGGCTAGAGAGTAAACCTTCggctccacagcaacccaagctgctgcagtcatatttttaacccactgtgccacagcagaaattccattattttaattaattgaaatttaaatagtCATATATGGCTAATGGCTAACATGTTGGATAGTGCAGCTCTAAATAACTGCAGCCAAGCAGACTCTAGCACCAGAGTAAAAAATGCAGCCTTTCAGAATGGTGGGAGCAGGCTCCCCAGGATAGAGACAGGGCGAAGatacattgaaaataaataaatatataaatatagctacttctttttttgagttcccttgtggctcagtgggttaaagatcctgcattgtcactgcaacaacAGGGGCGTCTGCTGTGGCGTTGGGTgtatccttggcctggaaacttctacatactatgatgcagcaaaaaaaaagaaaaaaaagaaaaaagtcttgaCTATTAATTGTAGATGCTTTGGGTGGGACCACTGCCCACTCCAAGGGGAACAATGGCAGGATGCTCAGAAGTAGCTGAAGATGAGCTTGAGAATGAAGCAGGACAAGACGGGACCTAATGAGATCCTAAAGCGATATGGgatacagaaatgaaacaaaaggaaGGGTAGAGATGGAGGTGGAGGCTGTGGAGGAGGTGAGGAGATACCTCTCTGTGATATAACTACTAACAGCAAACCTGGAGAGCTCTAAACCCTCCTTAGACCCTTCTCTTCTTGCCCCCATCACTGTAAATTTTAATGGAAGGACCATTCAATATCTCCTAGAGCAACTTCCATTCTGCATAGTAATAAACTGCGGTCCAGAGAAGTAAATGAGTTGCTCAGTATCATATATTGAATCTGTAGCGGAATAAGGACCAGAACCGCGTCTTCCTCACCCTCACGCGCCCTCCTCCTATCCGCAACCTGCTCCACTAAAGGAAGGCAGAGCTTCGGAAGGAGAACTGCAGGTAGACGATTAGCAGGCAGAGGGAGGCCCAGAAGAGGCACCAGCGAAGGGAGAAGAAATTGTAGCCCGAGCTCTCCTGGGCTCTTGGCTTGGAGGCACCGGAGAAGGttgcctcctcctccagcagcTTCTCACTGGGCTTCCAGTGCACGATGCCCTCCTGGCAGGCCTCACAGAACTCGCTGCGGTGAGACCCACTGTCAGGGCGGGTGGCCACGTGGATGCGGTACTGGCCGCCATCCTCGTCGTAGCATTGCTCGCGCAGGCTGGTGATGAGATTGTCCACCAGGCTCTCGACGTTCTCCTCCAGCATGCTCGACTCGTCCAGCCGCGACGTGCCGCACTCGTAGCACAGCTGCTTGAAGACGCGCATGCGCACCGACCCCATGCGCTGGGGGCGGTCCAGGTGCATGTGGAAGAGGATGACCACGTTGGCCGACTGCCAGGTGTGCCAGCACCAGGTGCAGTGGAACCTgcggggaagggaggcaggaatggAGAAAGTGGGCCTCCCTCCCAGCGGCAGCCTGCCTGGAGGAGCCtggaaaggaaggggaagggcaTTGTGTGCCTGTACCTGGAAGTGGAGGCAGAATGTTTATCGTCCTCTGGGTTCATTAGTGCCAGGGGGCgtgtctctgcctcctccccttgaGCTCCGCTGAGCTTGGAGCAGCATCCTTAGGAGCTGAACGAAGAGTGATCTGGCTTCCAGCCATGCTCTGCAGCCTGCCTCCTGCAGGCTGGCTGCGGCTCCCCACCCTTCAAGCCTAATGCACTCAGGACATGCGTCTGGATGTTGTACGGGGGTCACACCCCCAAGCTGGGCTTTATTTCTCAATCATGAAATTCAGGGTAATTATGCCTAATGAAGAAAGATCCTTCTGCCCGGACCTTCCATAACTCTgatggcagggggcggggcgggggaacCACTGGACTCACTCATGCATCCTGTCTGTTCTGGAAGAGACGCCTCTGACAGTGCCAAGCACAGACCACTAAGAGGAACTGGAGAATAACCACTGAGAATCCACCAGGTGGATGGGTGATGAGCCACCAGGGGGAGGACTCCAGAGTTTGGTCCCTGCACCTTCATAAAGAACACTCTGTCCCTTGACAAAGCATCTGGAGATCCCACCCCAGGTTCACACTAGAGACTGGAAAGGTGGACCCTGGTCTGCAACTGCATGCACATTTACATAGCACAGGCCACTTTGTCCTGCCCTTTAGAGTTCCAGCCGCAGGAAACATGGAAGGAAGTGGCCTGGGACTCATATGGCTTAAGCCTCATCTCAGCTCCCACCCAGTGCTTGCCCACTTTCAATGACAGAGCACTCATTACCTCTAGGGCAGTTCCTTACATACTGAGATAAACCTCTTCTGGGCCCCTGTTACCAAAGCTTTACTGGCAGTCTAGGGTCCACTGAGGGTGAGTCTGCCCTCCTGCTCACCCTCTCTGGGTTAGTGTCAATGACCCTGAAGGAATCTCTGATGAAGAAGTCAATTCAGTCCACAGAACTCACCCATGTGTGCTAGGCTGTGAGGTGGAGATTAAGCCAAGCCTGGCCTTGAGGCCCACAGACAACATAAGCAAGATCAGTACCCAGCAAGGCACAAGGCAGGTTGTCAGATCAGAGCAGCCCCATTAGTCCTGAGCCAGAATGAGGTATCCCCCTTGCCTctctgggctgggccagggctgtGGGCACCAGGGTTAATGCAGCCCAAGGCTTACAGGTAGGGGGAGCTGTTGCACAGAATATGCACAGGGAGGCACTTCTTCAGCCCTTCCTGATGCCTATTGGGAGCCCCAGATAACAGCCAGGAAAAGGAACCCGATGAACCCTGAGGCAAGAGGAACCACAAGCCTGTGGAGTTCAGCCCCCAAACACTGGGCCCCTGGCCCCAAGTTTCCAGACCTTTGCAGCCCTCCCACAAGCCAGCTTGGAGCTTCATGTCTTCAGTCTCCTCCTTCTGCACCTTTCAAAATCAAGCCAATTCAGGGTTGTTTCCCCTCCCTCAAGCCAGACCTCAGACCTTAATCCCAAAATATCAGATCTAATGGGAAGGGACCTTAGGGTTATCTAGTCAGCCTTTGATTTTCCTGGGAGAAAGAGAGCcctctgcacacac is a genomic window of Sus scrofa isolate TJ Tabasco breed Duroc chromosome 13, Sscrofa11.1, whole genome shotgun sequence containing:
- the RTP2 gene encoding receptor-transporting protein 2 codes for the protein MCTSLTTCEWKKVFYEKMEVAKPNDSWELIIDPNLKPNELAPGWKQYLEQHASGRFHCTWCWHTWQSANVVILFHMHLDRPQRMGSVRMRVFKQLCYECGTSRLDESSMLEENVESLVDNLITSLREQCYDEDGGQYRIHVATRPDSGSHRSEFCEACQEGIVHWKPSEKLLEEEATFSGASKPRAQESSGYNFFSLRWCLFWASLCLLIVYLQFSFRSSAFL